In Mytilus edulis chromosome 6, xbMytEdul2.2, whole genome shotgun sequence, the following proteins share a genomic window:
- the LOC139528338 gene encoding uncharacterized protein, with translation MASSSQSCGVCDLRHINKPSIIWCTECDEGLCQDCQEHHSLSKGTRNHNTITIKEYKTLPSEVLKITQYCSTHNDKFIMYCRKHERPCCRKCIVETHKECLDIDNLEDVIKNVKTSNAFHDIEETLVEVAENLKKISQHQQKNLLNLKEKRKQIEKEIQKTRTTINNHLDKLQGDLIKQLNSIEETQNSKICQLLSSLEQREKETTKYQQNFANIKQHASDLQIFLALKQIEQDININDKFLQSIVEGEELKQCHLEYRTNIAIQDIMSNIKRFGEVQIETKPCDIVLSRKKTTHAQIMVPNVQTRSIENIKLQMHKTAVATEGRYVYGCCLIPDGRMAFTYYNDRAVRVFSDKGSKDFEVKMPCYVLDILYISKDDTLAVTSGGSSQHCIFIIYVKRKQITKTITLDSCIYGIALRENELIYSGYNKGIRMINLSDESSTQIVRDKMPFDCYIATFRNQIYHTNSEPHAVTCYDQQGKPQWTFKNGSILKDPRGIDVDMDGNLYVVGKGSNNVVVISPDGQRYREVLTASDGLDRPTSLCFNNSKKQLLVTNLNNEARLYALI, from the coding sequence ATGGCCTCATCCTCCCAAAGTTGTGGTGTGTGTGACCTCCGACACATCAACAAACCATCAATAATCTGGTGTACGGAATGTGATGAAGGGCTTTGTCAAGATTGTCAGGAACACCATAGTTTATCCAAGGGAACCAGAAACCACAACACCATAACaataaaggaatataaaacaTTACCAAGTGAAGTACTTAAAATCACTCAATACTGTAGCACACATAATGACAAATTTATAATGTATTGCCGGAAACACGAACGTCCCTGCTGCAGAAAATGTATAGTTGAAACTCATAAAGAATGCCTGGATATCGATAATTTAGAAGACgtcattaaaaatgtaaaaacctCAAATGCCTTCCACGATATTGAAGAAACATTGGTTGAAGTAgcagaaaatttaaagaaaatcagTCAACATCAGCAGAAGAATCTgttgaatttgaaagaaaaaagaaaacaaattgaaaaagaaattcaaaagacCCGTACAACAATCAACAACCATCTGGACAAATTACAAGGAGATTTGATAAAACAACTTAATTCTATTGAAGAAACCCAGAACTCGAAAATTTGTCAGTTGTTGTCATCACTTGAACAGAGAGAAAAAGAAACAACCAAATACCAGCAAAACTTTGCAAACATTAAACAACACGCCTCAGACCTTCAGATTTTTCTCGCACTTAAGCAAATCGAACAAGAcattaatataaatgataaattcCTACAATCCATAGTGGAAGGTGAGGAATTGAAGCAATGTCATCTAGAATATAGAACCAACATTGCTATTCAGGATATCATGTCCAATATCAAACGTTTTGGAGAAGTACAGATTGAAACTAAACCATGTGACATCGTTCTCAGCAGAAAGAAGACTACACATGCACAGATAATGGTACCAAACGTTCAAACAAGATCCATTGAGAATATAAAGCTGCAGATGCACAAAACAGCAGTAGCAACTGAAGGAAGATACGTCTACGGGTGTTGCCTGATACCAGATGGTAGAATGGCATTTACTTACTACAATGATCGTGCAGTTAGAGTTTTCAGTGATAAAGGATCAAAAGACTTTGAGGTGAAGATGCCGTGTTACGTATTAGATATACTGTATATTAGTAAGGACGATACATTAGCCGTAACATCTGGTGGTTCAAGTCAGcattgtatttttattatatacgttaaaagaaaacaaatcacgAAAACAATTACACTCGACTCGTGTATTTATGGCATAGCACTTAGAGAAAATGAATTAATATATTCCGGTTATAACAAAGGAATCAGAATGATCAATCTTTCCGATGAGTCAAGTACACAAATAGTCCGAGATAAAATGCCTTTTGACTGTTACATTGCAACATTTCGAAACCAAATATATCACACAAACTCGGAACCACATGCCGTTACTTGTTACGATCAACAAGGTAAACCGCAATGGACATTCAAAAATGGCAGCATTCTGAAAGATCCTCGTGGTATTGATGTAGATATGGATGGTAATTTGTATGTGGTGGGTAAGGGATCGAACAATGTTGTAGTTATCTCCCCTGACGGACAACGCTATAGAGAAGTGTTAACAGCAAGCGATGGGCTTGATCGTCCTACTTCACTTTGTTTTAATAATTCAAAGAAGCAGTTGCTAGTGACTAACTTGAATAATGAGGCCCGACTGTATGCTTTGATTTGA